A stretch of Mastomys coucha isolate ucsf_1 unplaced genomic scaffold, UCSF_Mcou_1 pScaffold1, whole genome shotgun sequence DNA encodes these proteins:
- the Pex19 gene encoding peroxisomal biogenesis factor 19, translating into MAAAEEGCGVGVEADRELEELLESALDDFDKAKPSPAPPPTISAPDASGSQKRSPGDTAKDALFASQEKFFQELFDSELASQATAEFEKAMKELAEEEPHLVEQFQKLSEAAGRVGSDASSQQEFTSCLKETLSGLAKNATDLQNSGMSEEELMKAMEGLGMDDGDGEGSILPIMQSIMQNLLSKDVLYPSLKEITEKYPEWLQSHQESIPPEQFEKYRQQHCVMGKICEQFEAETPTDSEATQRARFEAMLDLMQQLQALGHPPKELAGEMPPGLNFDLDALNLSGPPGANGEQCLIM; encoded by the exons ATGGCGGCTGCTGAGGAAGGTTGCGGTGTTGGGGTCGAAGCGGACCGGGAACTGGAGGAGCTTCTGGAAA GTGCTCTTGATGATTTCGATAAAGCCAAACCCTCCCCAGCACCCCCTCCTACCATCTCGGCCCCCGATGCTTCAGGGTCCCAGAAGAGATCGCCAGGAGATACTGCCAAA GATGCTCTCTTCGCCTCCCAAGAGAAATTTTTCCAGGAACTGTTTGACAGTGAGCTGGCTTCCCAAGCTACTGCAGAGTTTGAGAAGGCAATGAAGGAGCTGGCTGAGGAAGAGCCCCACCTGGTGGAGCAGTTCCAGAAGCTCTCAGAGGCAGCTGGGAGAGTGG GCAGTGATGCAAGTTCTCAACAAGAATTTACTTCTTGCCTAAAGGAGACATTAAGTGGGCTAGCCAAAAATGCCACAGACCTCCAG AACTCAGGCATGTCTGAAGAGGAACTGATGAAGGCCATGGAAGGGCTGGGCATGGATGACGGAGACGGGGAAGGAAGCATTCTCCCCATCATGCAGAGCATCATGCAGAACCTCCTGTCTAAGGATGTACTCTACCCATCCCTGAAGGAGATCACAGAAAAG TATCCAGAATGGCTGCAGAGTCACCAGGAATCCATCCCCCCAGAGCAGTTTGAGAAGTACCGGCAGCAGCACTGTGTCATGGGCAAAATCTGTGAGCAGTTTGAGGCAGAGACCCCCACGGACAGCGAGGCTACTCAGAGGGCCCGCTTTGAGGCGATGCTGGATCTGATGCAACAG ttaCAGGCCTTGGGCCATCCTCCAAAGGAGCTGGCCGGCGAGATG CCTCCTGGCCTCAACTTTGACCTGGATGCCCTCAATCTATCGGGCCCACCAGGTGCTAATGGCGAACAGTGTCTGATCATGTGA